In a single window of the Litorilituus sediminis genome:
- the hemJ gene encoding protoporphyrinogen oxidase HemJ, with amino-acid sequence MSAFLLSNILWLKAFHVIFMVAWFAGIFYLPRLFVNHAETKSKEVAEQLKGMERRLLYFVTPFAIFTLVLGLALIHAYGADWFAAAKWLHIKITLVILLFVYHGYCFKLVKTFAQDKNTRSGKFYRIFNEIPVIILFAVIILAYVKP; translated from the coding sequence ATGAGCGCATTTTTACTCAGTAACATTTTATGGCTGAAAGCATTTCATGTGATTTTTATGGTTGCTTGGTTTGCTGGCATTTTTTATTTACCTAGATTATTTGTCAATCACGCTGAAACCAAGTCAAAAGAAGTTGCTGAGCAATTAAAAGGTATGGAGCGACGTTTACTTTATTTTGTCACCCCTTTTGCCATTTTTACCTTAGTTTTAGGCTTAGCGCTTATTCATGCCTATGGCGCTGATTGGTTTGCAGCAGCTAAATGGCTACACATTAAAATCACCTTAGTTATCTTGTTATTTGTTTATCACGGCTACTGCTTCAAGCTGGTGAAAACCTTTGCTCAAGATAAGAATACTCGTTCAGGAAAGTTCTACCGTATCTTTAATGAAATTCCAGTAATTATCTTATTTGCTGTCATTATTTTGGCTTATGTTAAGCCTTAA